A DNA window from Scomber japonicus isolate fScoJap1 chromosome 14, fScoJap1.pri, whole genome shotgun sequence contains the following coding sequences:
- the LOC128372560 gene encoding homeobox protein vent1-like produces MVKYFSVDWLAQSHHNTEPREDHGDVTDTAPTCRPHIPCMVQPRPPTYGKGYLQPKPRSSKPTEHMDQMENSAHQDSSLCSPLHPTNCSSPISEISGYSSGYESEAASSECLSVDEGSEVEREGSQRRVRTKFTPEQISKLEKIFSKNKYLDAGERMKTAQKLNLSETQVRTWFQNRRMKLKREVQDYLAPQVPQVMFQPLSPAQYHSMAGQRPQYSSAGPAFYPLPVPQLVLHQQHHHQQQMPPHHQQQQRVMIHNPHFY; encoded by the exons ATGGTCAAATACTTTTCTGTAGACTGGCTGGCCCAGAGCCACCACAACACCGAGCCAAGAGAAGATCACGGAGATGTCACGGATACTGCGCCCACCTGCAGGCCACATATTCCATGCATGGTGCAGCCGCGACCTCCGACTTATGGCAAGGGTTACCTGCAGCCCAAACCCAGATCATCAAAGCCCACTGAGCACATGGATCAAATGGAGAACAGCGCGCATCAGGACTCCAGCCTGTGCTCACCTTTGCATCCAACAAACTGCTCCTCACCAA tttCAGAAATCAGCGGTTACTCCTCCGGGTATGAGAGCGAAGCAGCTTCCTCTGAGTGTCTGTCTGTGGATGAGGGAAGcgaggtggagagagagggatcaCAGCGGCGTGTGCGCACTAAGTTTACCCCCGAGCAGATCAGCAAACTGGAAAAGATATTCAGCAAGAATAAATACCTGGATGCTGGAGAGAGAATGAAGACAGCACAGAAGTTGAACCTCTCAGAAACTCAG GTGAGGACCTGGTTTCAGAACAGGAGGATGAAGCTGAAACGGGAGGTTCAGGACTATCTCGCTCCACAAGTACCACAAGTGATGTTCCAGCCTCTGTCCCCGGCTCAGTACCACAGCATGGCTGGACAGCGACCCCAGTATTCCTCGGCGGGCCCGGCCTTTTACCCTCTCCCTGTCCCGCAGCTGGTcctccaccagcagcaccaccaccagcagcagatgCCTCctcaccaccagcagcagcagcgcgtCATGATCCACAACCCACATTTCTATTGA